A genomic window from Quercus lobata isolate SW786 chromosome 10, ValleyOak3.0 Primary Assembly, whole genome shotgun sequence includes:
- the LOC115963123 gene encoding F-box protein At3g07870-like isoform X1: MGRKSKSHSDPKTSMAKKKAKAEKEDGKVCGTDIISQLHPNIVIDILSRLPFNTLFSCRCVCKTWLHLLVDPSFAHLYHTRAEPCIILQPTNKNRQQHLYAVHFDNRNYLRNSIVKFATKTHLGMGCNVKISLLDSCNGLILLGEMYRYQVKLDRLYVCNPITGEFVIVRPGINLKSSPVCPCLGFCPKTQVYKVVLLSKKKHVAEVSNNMVTLVYTLGEKGNGLWKSVTVGDALLHQPRNTTFLNGIIHWAVRSPTVPQFIYSFDVEDECFRSVPPPPEFLSPDQPTWSKWGINLGVLEGCLAIVERDKDVSWCFHIWVMKEYGVQASWTKTYTMDFTMEKLAPLFPVSQILGSCRNGDILFSHQGRNLVSFNPVNPSFKVHRIKKLCNFLIHPYIPNLSSLRDIARGEPLFNATEMIQTEGGDKHASDKE, from the coding sequence ATGGGAAGAAAAAGCAAATCCCATTCCGACCCAAAAACCAGCATGGCCAAGAAGAAGGCCAAAGCAGAAAAAGAAGATGGAAAAGTCTGTGGCACTGACATTATCTCACAGCTTCACCCAAATATTGTGATAGACATTCTGTCACGACTGCCCTTTAATACCCTGTTCAGCTGTAGGTGCGTTTGCAAGACATGGCTACATCTTCTCGTTGACCCTAGTTTCGCTCATTTGTATCACACAAGGGCAGAACCCTGCATCATCCTccaacccacaaacaaaaaccGTCAACAGCATCTCTACGCAGTTCATTTTGACAACAGAAATTACTTGCGTAACTCTATAGTAAAGTTTGCCACTAAAACCCATTTAGGTATGGGATGTAATGTGAAAATTAGTCTGTTGGATTCATGCAATGGGTTGATTTTGCTAGGCGAGATGTATCGGTATCAAGTGAAATTGGATCGATTATATGTGTGTAATCCTATAACGGGTGAGTTCGTCATAGTTAGGCCTGGTATCAACCTAAAATCTTCTCCCGTGTGTCCTTGCCTTGGCTTTTGTCCCAAAACTCAAGTATACAAGGTGGTTCTCTTGTCCAAAAAAAAGCATGTAGCTGAAGTTAGTAACAACATGGTGACTCTTGTGTACACACTTGGAGAGAAGGGTAATGGTCTTTGGAAGAGTGTTACTGTTGGAGATGCTTTGCTCCATCAGCCAAGAAATACTACTTTTCTCAATGGAATTATTCATTGGGCTGTGAGATCCCCTACTGTACCTCAGTTTATATATTCCTTTGATGTGGAGGATGAGTGTTTTCGATCGGTTCCACCACCTCCTGAGTTTCTGTCACCTGATCAACCTACATGGTCAAAGTGGGGGATCAATCTTGGGGTGTTGGAAGGTTGTCTTGCCATTGTTGAACGTGATAAAGATGTTTCTTGGTGCTTTCACATATGGGTAATGAAGGAATATGGTGTTCAAGCATCTTGGACTAAGACATACACTATGGACTTCACAATGGAAAAACTAGCGCCTTTATTTCCAGTTTCACAAATTCTAGGGTCGTGTCGCAATGGTGACATTTTATTCTCACATCAAGGCAGGAATTTGGTTTCTTTCAATCCAGTGAACCCAAGTTTCAAGGTTCATAGGATTAAAAAACTATGTAACTTTCTGATTCATCCTTATATTCCCAACCTTTCTTCACTTAGGGATATAGCAAGAGGAGAACCGTTGTTCAATGCGACTGAAATGATTCAGACAGAGGGAGGAGATAAGCATGCATCAGATAAGGAGTGA
- the LOC115963122 gene encoding F-box protein At3g07870-like encodes MGRKSKSHSDPTTGMAKKKAKAEKEDGKVGGTDIISQLHPYIVIDILSRLPFNTLFSCRCVCKTWLHLLVDPSFAQLYHTRAEPCIILQPTNKNRQQHLYAVHFDNRNYVCNSIVKFATETHLGMGCNVKLSLLDSCNGLILLGEMYQHQYHDFVKLDQLYVCNPITGEFVIVRPGINLTSSPMCPCLGFCPKTQVYKVVLLSKKQYVAEVSNNMVTLVYTLGEKGNGLWKSVNVGDGLLDQPRNTTFLNGIIHWVVRSPSVPQFIYSFDVEDECFRLVPPPPEFVSPDQTTWSKWEINLGVLEGHLAIVKRAKDFFWCFHIWVMKDYGVQASWTKTYTMDFSMEKLALLLPVPQILGSCRNGDILFTHHGRNLVSFNPLNPSFKIHRIEKLCNFLIHPYIPNLASLRDIARGEPLFNATVMIQTEGGDKHASDKE; translated from the coding sequence CCCAACAACCGGCATGGCCAAGAAGAAGGCCAAAGCAGAAAAAGAAGATGGAAAAGTCGGTGGCACTGACATCATCTCACAGCTTCACCCATATATTGTGATAGACATTCTGTCACGACTGCCCTTTAATACCCTGTTCAGCTGTAGGTGCGTTTGCAAGACATGGCTACATCTTCTCGTTGATCCTAGTTTCGCTCAATTGTATCACACAAGAGCAGAACCCTGCATCATCCTccaacccacaaacaaaaaccGTCAACAGCATCTCTACGCAGTTCATTTTGACAATAGAAATTATGTGTGTAACTCTATAGTAAAGTTTGCCACTGAAACCCATTTAGGTATGGGATGTAATGTGAAACTTAGTCTGTTGGATTCATGCAATGGGTTGATTTTGCTAGGCGAGATGTATCAGCATCAATATCATGACTTTGTGAAATTGGATCAATTATATGTGTGTAATCCTATAACGGGTGAGTTCGTCATAGTTAGGCCTGGCATCAACCTAACATCTTCTCCCATGTGTCCTTGCCTTGGCTTTTGTCCCAAAACTCAAGTATACAAGGTGGTTCTCTTGTCCAAAAAACAGTATGTAGCTGAAGTTAGTAACAACATGGTGACTCTTGTGTACACACTCGGAGAGAAGGGTAATGGTCTTTGGAAGAGTGTTAATGTTGGAGATGGTTTGCTCGATCAGCCAAGAAATACTACTTTTCTCAATGGAATTATTCATTGGGTTGTGAGATCCCCTAGTGTACCTCAGTTTATATATTCCTTTGATGTGGAGGATGAGTGTTTTCGACTGGTTCCACCACCTCCTGAGTTTGTGTCACCTGATCAAACTACATGGTCAAAGTGGGAGATCAATCTTGGGGTGTTGGAAGGTCATCTTGCCATTGTTAAACGTGCTAAAGATTTTTTCTGGTGCTTTCACATATGGGTAATGAAGGACTATGGTGTTCAAGCATCTTGGACTAAGACATACACTATGGACTTCTCGATGGAAAAACTAGCACTTTTATTGCCCGTTCCACAAATCCTAGGGTCGTGTCGCAATGGTGACATTTTATTCACACATCATGGCAGGAATTTGGTTTCTTTCAATCCATTGAACCCAAGTTTCAAGATTCATAGGATTGAAAAACTATGTAACTTTCTGATTCATCCTTATATTCCCAACCTTGCTTCACTTAGGGATATAGCAAGAGGAGAACCGTTGTTCAATGCCACTGTTATGATTCAGACAGAGGGAGGAGATAAGCATGCATCAGATAAGGAGTGA